A region from the Salicibibacter cibarius genome encodes:
- the carB gene encoding carbamoyl-phosphate synthase large subunit produces MPKRDDIKKVLVLGSGPIIIGQAAEFDYSGTQACQALKEEGYETVLINSNPATIMTDTNMADSVYIEPLTFEFVSRIIRQERPDGLIATMGGQTGLNLAMELHGEGVLEQFGVELLGTDLDAIREAEDRDAFRSLMYKLGQPVPASDIVHSLEEGEAFLEKIGLPVIVRPAYTLGGTGGGLVDTWEQFREILETGLANSPVHQCLVEKSIAGMKEMEYEVVRDANDDAMIVCDMENIDPVGIHTGDSIVVAPSQTLRDRDQQRLREASLTIVRALGIEGGCNVQFAQAPDSDDYYVIEVNPRVSRSSALASKATGYPIAKVAAKIAVGYHLEELQSNVEPSLDYIVTKIPRWPFDKFASANRKLGTQMKATGEIMAIGRTFGESLLKGIRSLDTKENHLLVDDYREMSDEELEGKWKIADDERLYALTEGFRRGYSVDAIHAATAIDRFFLLHMETLVRLHEKLADDPWNETLLDEAKSNGFSDQQIAKLWDASEARLRSFRKENQIVSTFKKVDTFSDGRAAEMPYFYSTYKGENKSIKSRKPSVLVLGSGPIRIGQGVEFDYATVHTVWAIQDAGYEAIIMNNNPETVSTDFSVSDKLYFEPLTFEEVMNVVDHEQPEGVVVQFGGQTAINLAEQLADAGVSILGTTLEDMDRAEDRDKFEKALKQLDVPMPPGKTATSVEGAIDAAATLGYPVLVRPSYVLGGRAMEIVENEQELKRYMAEAVHVHSEHPVLIDRYFFGKEIEVDAISDGKNVFIPGMMEHIERAGVHSGDSIAVYPPQTLAEQVKAKVIDQTEKLATGLNIIGLLNIQFVLYEHEVFVIEVNPRASRTVPFLSKMTGAPMAQIATHVILGQTLPDLGYHERIQPEPDRVAVKAPVFSFTKLRRVDIHLGPEMKSTGEVLGRDLTLEKALYKGLVASGMNIPREGQVLFTIADKDKEEAVKLAARYERLGFQVLATAGTAAFLNEKGIDAESVHKIGEGSPNIVERIQSGGAQLVINTLTKGKQPARDGFRIRREAVEHEIVCLTSMDTAFALLHVLEMMSFAAEPVPALQGVKA; encoded by the coding sequence ATGCCAAAACGCGACGATATCAAAAAAGTGCTCGTCCTCGGGTCCGGCCCGATTATCATCGGACAGGCGGCCGAATTTGATTACTCCGGCACCCAGGCTTGCCAAGCCTTAAAAGAAGAAGGGTATGAAACGGTGCTCATCAATTCAAACCCGGCGACGATCATGACGGATACGAATATGGCAGACAGCGTTTATATTGAACCGCTCACGTTTGAATTTGTGAGCCGTATCATCCGGCAAGAACGTCCGGACGGTCTGATTGCCACCATGGGCGGGCAGACAGGTCTGAATTTGGCGATGGAATTACATGGCGAAGGCGTGTTGGAACAATTCGGCGTCGAATTGCTCGGCACCGATTTGGACGCCATACGCGAAGCAGAAGATCGCGACGCCTTCCGCTCATTAATGTATAAACTCGGGCAACCCGTTCCCGCGAGTGATATCGTCCATTCGCTGGAGGAAGGCGAGGCATTTTTGGAAAAAATCGGTTTGCCCGTCATCGTCCGTCCGGCTTATACCCTTGGCGGCACCGGCGGTGGCCTCGTCGATACGTGGGAACAATTTCGCGAAATCCTGGAAACAGGGCTCGCAAACAGCCCCGTACACCAATGTCTCGTTGAAAAAAGCATCGCCGGCATGAAAGAAATGGAGTATGAAGTTGTGCGCGATGCAAATGACGATGCCATGATCGTCTGCGACATGGAAAATATCGATCCGGTTGGTATCCACACAGGCGATTCCATCGTCGTTGCGCCCAGTCAAACGTTACGGGACCGTGACCAGCAACGGCTTCGGGAAGCGTCGCTTACGATCGTTCGCGCCCTCGGCATCGAAGGTGGCTGTAACGTGCAGTTTGCCCAGGCCCCTGATAGCGATGATTATTATGTCATCGAAGTAAACCCTCGCGTGAGCCGATCGTCGGCACTTGCATCCAAAGCAACCGGCTATCCGATCGCAAAAGTGGCGGCAAAAATCGCGGTTGGCTATCATTTGGAAGAATTGCAATCCAATGTTGAACCGAGCCTTGATTACATCGTTACAAAAATTCCGCGCTGGCCGTTTGACAAGTTCGCTTCCGCCAATCGCAAGTTAGGAACGCAAATGAAGGCGACCGGCGAAATCATGGCCATCGGTCGCACATTCGGAGAATCGCTCTTAAAAGGCATACGTTCCCTTGATACGAAAGAAAATCACTTGCTCGTCGACGATTATCGGGAAATGAGCGACGAGGAATTGGAAGGGAAATGGAAAATCGCCGATGATGAACGGCTTTACGCCCTCACGGAAGGGTTTCGCCGCGGCTATAGTGTCGATGCCATTCACGCCGCAACCGCCATCGACCGTTTCTTCCTTTTGCACATGGAAACGCTCGTACGCTTGCACGAAAAGCTCGCGGATGACCCATGGAATGAAACGCTTTTAGATGAAGCAAAAAGCAACGGGTTTTCCGATCAACAAATCGCGAAACTTTGGGATGCGAGCGAAGCGCGTCTTCGCAGCTTCAGAAAAGAAAACCAGATCGTCTCAACGTTTAAAAAGGTCGACACGTTTTCGGATGGACGCGCAGCGGAAATGCCTTATTTTTACAGTACCTACAAAGGGGAAAATAAATCGATAAAAAGCAGAAAACCATCGGTGCTCGTTCTCGGTTCAGGCCCAATTCGCATCGGGCAGGGCGTGGAATTTGATTATGCTACTGTCCATACAGTGTGGGCGATCCAGGACGCCGGTTATGAAGCCATTATTATGAACAATAACCCGGAGACGGTTTCAACCGATTTCAGCGTTTCCGATAAGTTATATTTTGAACCGCTCACCTTCGAAGAAGTCATGAATGTCGTCGATCATGAACAGCCGGAAGGCGTCGTGGTGCAATTCGGTGGACAAACGGCGATCAATCTTGCCGAACAACTGGCAGACGCGGGCGTGTCCATTCTCGGGACCACCCTCGAAGATATGGACCGTGCCGAAGACCGAGACAAGTTCGAAAAGGCGCTAAAGCAATTGGACGTCCCGATGCCGCCGGGGAAAACGGCCACGTCAGTGGAAGGGGCAATTGACGCTGCTGCCACTCTCGGATACCCGGTTCTCGTCCGTCCTTCTTATGTGCTTGGCGGGCGGGCGATGGAAATCGTCGAGAATGAACAAGAACTCAAACGCTACATGGCGGAAGCCGTTCATGTGCATTCGGAGCATCCGGTGTTGATTGACCGCTACTTTTTCGGAAAAGAAATAGAAGTGGATGCCATCTCCGATGGTAAAAACGTCTTTATCCCGGGCATGATGGAACATATTGAACGGGCGGGTGTCCATTCCGGTGACTCAATCGCCGTGTATCCTCCGCAAACACTTGCTGAACAGGTGAAGGCAAAAGTTATCGACCAAACCGAGAAGCTTGCCACAGGGTTAAACATCATCGGGCTTTTAAACATCCAATTTGTCCTCTATGAACATGAAGTGTTTGTCATTGAAGTGAATCCGCGCGCAAGTCGGACGGTGCCATTTTTAAGCAAAATGACCGGCGCGCCGATGGCGCAGATTGCCACCCACGTGATACTGGGGCAAACACTGCCGGATCTGGGCTATCATGAACGTATCCAGCCTGAACCGGACCGCGTAGCTGTGAAAGCACCCGTGTTTTCGTTTACGAAACTCCGCCGTGTCGACATCCATCTCGGACCGGAAATGAAGTCAACCGGTGAAGTGCTCGGTCGGGATCTAACGCTGGAAAAAGCGTTGTATAAAGGATTGGTCGCTTCCGGCATGAACATCCCTCGCGAAGGACAAGTGCTGTTTACGATCGCCGATAAAGACAAGGAAGAAGCGGTAAAACTCGCCGCCCGCTATGAACGTCTCGGGTTTCAAGTACTGGCAACGGCAGGAACGGCCGCCTTTTTAAACGAGAAAGGCATCGATGCGGAAAGCGTCCATAAAATCGGCGAAGGCTCCCCGAACATTGTCGAGCGCATCCAATCCGGTGGCGCCCAACTTGTCATCAATACGTTAACGAAAGGCAAACAACCGGCCCGTGACGGGTTCCGTATTCGCAGGGAAGCAGTGGAACACGAAATTGTCTGCTTAACGTCCATGGATACGGCTTTCGCCCTCTTGCACGTCTTGGAAATGATGTCGTTTGCCGCGGAGCCGGTGCCTGCGCTTCAAGGGGTGAAGGCATGA
- a CDS encoding aspartate carbamoyltransferase catalytic subunit, whose product MNKQTHHFKTVDELSVGSMHGLLRDAIAFKEGETWTVPERPYVANLFYEPSTRTKMSFEVAQKRLGFHVLDIDADTSSVQKGESLYDTIRTLQAIGASAVVVRHFEKQFYEQLGGLSIPVINAGDGEGEHPSQCMLDLMTIKEEFHTFAGVNVAMIGDIRHSRVARSNISALKRLGANVQLAGPDDWMDHSLGCAHVSVDTAIKQADVVMLLRVQHERHAEQTASQNAKRYHEQFGLTEKRETMMKPGAIIMHPGPFNRGVEIATSLVESPRSRIFKQVENGVYARMAILKHVFESSKAIDYALRDAL is encoded by the coding sequence ATGAATAAACAAACCCATCATTTTAAGACCGTTGATGAGTTATCCGTTGGATCGATGCACGGGTTGCTACGGGACGCAATTGCTTTTAAGGAAGGGGAAACGTGGACGGTTCCCGAACGTCCTTACGTTGCCAATCTTTTTTACGAACCGAGCACACGGACGAAGATGTCGTTTGAAGTCGCGCAAAAGCGCCTCGGATTCCATGTCCTGGATATTGATGCTGATACGTCCAGCGTTCAAAAAGGGGAATCGTTGTACGATACCATTCGTACGTTACAAGCGATCGGTGCTTCAGCGGTCGTTGTCCGCCATTTTGAGAAACAGTTTTACGAGCAACTGGGCGGGTTGTCAATCCCCGTGATCAACGCCGGTGACGGAGAAGGAGAACATCCGTCGCAATGCATGCTCGACTTAATGACGATCAAAGAGGAGTTTCATACATTCGCCGGGGTGAACGTGGCTATGATTGGAGACATCCGCCATAGCCGGGTCGCCCGCTCCAATATTAGCGCGCTAAAGCGGCTAGGGGCGAACGTTCAGTTGGCCGGCCCCGACGATTGGATGGACCATTCCTTGGGGTGCGCCCACGTTTCTGTTGACACCGCCATTAAACAAGCCGATGTGGTCATGTTGCTCCGGGTGCAACACGAGCGCCACGCGGAGCAGACAGCCAGTCAAAATGCAAAACGTTATCATGAGCAATTCGGTCTAACGGAAAAGCGGGAAACAATGATGAAACCGGGCGCGATCATCATGCATCCGGGACCTTTCAACCGTGGGGTGGAGATTGCGACCTCCCTCGTTGAATCGCCGCGCTCGCGGATTTTCAAACAAGTGGAAAACGGCGTATACGCGCGGATGGCGATTTTGAAACATGTGTTTGAGAGTTCAAAAGCCATCGACTATGCATTGAGAGACGCATTGTAG
- a CDS encoding uracil-xanthine permease family protein encodes MTNTKPVLDVHDRPAWHQWIFLSLQHLFAMFGATILVPILTGLSPSIALIASGLGTLAYLLVTRGQIPAYIGSSFAFIFPLVAAMSFGGAAAVMLGTFTAGVVYGLTAILIRVFGVGWLMRLLPPVVVGPVIMVIGLGLASTAIDMAMNFDEETGQYVDSLRHLSVALATLAITIVTSVFFKGFLRVIPVLTGLVGGYIIAYMAGIVDLSEVAAAPWFHIPDFAIPFVTVTPTWSLTVIIIMAPIALVTMAEHIGDQMVLSKIVGRNFLRNPGLDRSLLGDGLASIVASLVGGPPNTTYGENIGVLAITKIFSVFVIGGAAVLAILFGFSGKIEALIASIPDAVMGGVSILLFGIIASAGMRLLIENEINLGENRNLVIVATVLVIGIGGAFIPITEYLEIPAMALATIIGMILHAIMPNKSLGYGNGQLFSSLEGENTTAEVD; translated from the coding sequence ATGACAAACACAAAACCGGTCCTCGACGTCCATGACCGACCTGCTTGGCATCAATGGATCTTCTTAAGTTTACAGCATTTGTTCGCGATGTTCGGGGCGACGATTCTCGTCCCTATTCTGACGGGTCTTAGTCCGTCGATTGCTTTGATCGCGAGTGGGTTGGGAACGCTCGCCTACTTGCTCGTCACCCGCGGGCAGATTCCTGCCTACATCGGCTCTTCGTTCGCATTTATCTTCCCGTTAGTTGCCGCCATGTCCTTCGGAGGCGCGGCAGCCGTGATGCTCGGGACGTTTACCGCCGGGGTTGTTTATGGCCTTACCGCCATTCTTATAAGAGTCTTCGGTGTCGGCTGGTTAATGCGCCTCCTGCCGCCGGTCGTCGTCGGTCCCGTCATTATGGTGATCGGGTTGGGGCTTGCTTCCACAGCGATTGACATGGCGATGAATTTTGACGAGGAAACCGGTCAATACGTGGACAGCCTTCGTCACTTGAGCGTCGCGCTTGCCACGCTCGCGATTACGATCGTAACCTCGGTGTTTTTCAAAGGGTTTCTTCGAGTCATTCCCGTCTTAACCGGCCTTGTCGGGGGCTATATTATCGCGTACATGGCTGGCATCGTCGATCTATCTGAAGTAGCCGCCGCTCCGTGGTTTCACATCCCCGACTTCGCCATTCCGTTTGTAACGGTAACCCCGACATGGTCGCTGACGGTCATTATCATCATGGCACCGATCGCCCTCGTCACGATGGCTGAACATATCGGGGATCAGATGGTATTAAGCAAAATTGTCGGACGAAACTTTTTGCGCAACCCGGGATTGGACCGCTCCTTGCTCGGAGACGGCCTGGCTTCCATCGTCGCCTCCCTTGTTGGCGGTCCGCCGAATACGACATACGGAGAAAACATCGGCGTGCTTGCCATCACAAAAATTTTCAGCGTGTTCGTGATTGGCGGCGCCGCAGTGCTCGCGATCCTGTTCGGATTTTCGGGAAAAATCGAAGCTTTGATTGCCAGCATCCCGGATGCGGTCATGGGTGGCGTCTCCATTCTCTTGTTCGGCATTATCGCCTCGGCCGGCATGCGCTTGCTCATTGAAAACGAAATTAACCTCGGCGAGAACCGCAATCTCGTCATCGTCGCGACCGTCCTTGTCATTGGAATCGGTGGTGCGTTCATCCCAATCACCGAATACCTGGAAATTCCCGCGATGGCGCTGGCAACGATTATCGGCATGATCCTCCATGCCATCATGCCAAATAAATCGCTCGGATATGGTAATGGACAATTATTTTCCAGTCTTGAGGGAGAAAATACGACAGCAGAGGTGGACTAA
- the pyrR gene encoding bifunctional pyr operon transcriptional regulator/uracil phosphoribosyltransferase PyrR, which yields MTAKEKEQILLDQEAIRRALTRISHEMIEKNKGMDDCILLGIRTRGYPLAEQLAANIKRIEGVTLPVGSIDITLYRDDLEKKQADPKIHELELPASIEGKKVILVDDVLYTGRTVRAAMDALMDKGRPNQIQLAVLVDRGHRELPIRPDYVGKNVPTSQSEQIRVQLYQNDDTDKVSIVQTQTNE from the coding sequence ATGACGGCAAAAGAAAAGGAGCAAATTTTGTTGGATCAAGAAGCGATCCGCCGAGCATTAACCCGCATTTCGCATGAAATGATTGAAAAAAACAAAGGCATGGATGATTGCATCTTGCTCGGCATTCGCACGCGTGGCTATCCGTTGGCGGAGCAGTTGGCAGCCAACATCAAGCGAATCGAAGGTGTAACCTTGCCGGTCGGCAGCATCGATATCACGCTTTACCGCGATGACCTTGAAAAAAAACAAGCCGATCCAAAGATTCATGAATTGGAATTGCCCGCATCGATTGAAGGAAAAAAAGTCATCCTCGTCGACGACGTCCTCTATACGGGGCGCACCGTTCGCGCGGCCATGGACGCATTGATGGATAAAGGGCGCCCGAACCAGATTCAACTCGCTGTTCTCGTCGACCGCGGCCACCGCGAGCTTCCGATCCGTCCGGATTATGTCGGCAAAAACGTCCCGACCTCCCAGTCCGAGCAAATACGCGTACAGTTATACCAAAATGATGACACCGACAAAGTAAGCATCGTCCAAACCCAAACAAATGAATAA
- a CDS encoding RluA family pseudouridine synthase, translating into MINPKTWHVSEENEDERIDKWLAKAMGASRTAVQQWVRDGYVLVGGKQVKSNYKLQKGDNILAEPPSEEPFALEAEDIPLDIRYEDDDLLVVNKARGMVVHPAPGHFTGGTLVHALLHYTDALSDVNGELRPGIVHRIDKDTSGLMVVAKTNHAHTHLVEQLQRRSLSRVYRALVHGAVSHEEGTIEAPIGRDPFDRQKMAVTDVHAKEAITHFDVLERFSDYTIIRCRLETGRTHQIRVHMAYIGHPVVADPKYGNRRHSHLLSGQALHAEELTLVHPSDSEMYTFHAPLPDDMEQLIEGIRRAGE; encoded by the coding sequence ATGATAAATCCTAAAACTTGGCATGTTTCGGAAGAGAACGAAGACGAACGCATCGACAAATGGTTGGCGAAAGCGATGGGGGCATCAAGAACAGCGGTTCAACAATGGGTTCGCGACGGCTATGTGTTGGTGGGTGGCAAGCAGGTGAAAAGCAATTATAAATTGCAAAAGGGGGACAACATTCTGGCGGAACCTCCTTCCGAAGAGCCTTTCGCTTTAGAGGCTGAGGATATTCCGCTCGATATTCGCTATGAAGATGATGATTTGCTCGTCGTGAACAAAGCGCGGGGGATGGTCGTCCATCCGGCGCCCGGCCATTTTACCGGCGGGACGCTCGTTCACGCGCTTCTTCATTACACGGATGCATTGTCGGATGTCAATGGTGAATTACGGCCGGGCATCGTTCATCGCATTGACAAGGATACGAGCGGTTTGATGGTTGTTGCCAAAACGAATCACGCGCACACGCACCTTGTGGAGCAATTGCAAAGGCGCTCGTTGTCCCGGGTGTATCGGGCGCTCGTCCACGGAGCGGTATCCCATGAGGAGGGAACGATCGAGGCGCCGATCGGAAGGGACCCCTTTGACCGGCAAAAAATGGCCGTTACCGATGTGCATGCCAAGGAAGCGATCACGCATTTCGACGTACTGGAACGGTTTTCGGATTATACGATCATTCGGTGCCGCTTGGAAACCGGCCGGACCCATCAAATCCGGGTACACATGGCTTATATTGGCCACCCGGTCGTGGCGGATCCAAAGTATGGAAACCGCCGACATTCGCACCTGCTTTCCGGCCAGGCGCTTCATGCAGAAGAGCTAACACTCGTACATCCGAGCGATAGCGAGATGTATACGTTCCACGCGCCGCTCCCGGACGATATGGAACAATTGATCGAGGGGATTCGGCGAGCGGGTGAATGA
- the lspA gene encoding signal peptidase II, which yields MIYYLLALVVLIADQLTKWLIAAYMEIGETIPVIEDVIHITSHRNAGAAFGILQGQMWLFYIVTIIVTVGIVYFIKKMGQTDKWIGIPLGILLGGTVGNFIDRILHGEVIDFIDVYIGTYSFPIFNVADSALTVGVILLIIKLFIDERKEKKEKADDKS from the coding sequence ATTATTTACTATTTGCTCGCACTGGTTGTGCTTATCGCTGACCAGCTCACGAAATGGCTTATAGCGGCTTATATGGAGATTGGCGAAACGATCCCGGTCATCGAAGACGTCATACATATCACGTCCCATCGAAACGCCGGTGCAGCTTTTGGTATCTTGCAAGGGCAGATGTGGTTGTTTTATATTGTGACGATTATCGTCACCGTCGGTATTGTTTATTTTATAAAGAAAATGGGGCAAACAGACAAGTGGATCGGCATCCCGCTCGGCATATTGCTTGGCGGCACGGTTGGAAACTTCATCGACCGTATTTTGCACGGGGAAGTCATTGATTTTATCGATGTGTACATCGGTACATATAGCTTTCCGATTTTTAACGTTGCCGATAGTGCGCTGACCGTCGGGGTTATTTTGCTCATCATAAAATTGTTTATCGATGAGCGCAAGGAAAAAAAGGAGAAAGCCGATGATAAATCCTAA
- a CDS encoding TraR/DksA C4-type zinc finger protein produces the protein MTDKEAAIQWLYERKSEMDERETVKNQDSRDNELSVYDNHPADAADIFYEASKDKALRRHRNHEYAEIVHALHKVKEGTYGICEKTGAEISPERLRAYPIARTGGEKMDGVISEAHFFVDPPSNEASPSANHDYEVNGDAALDGVDMWEALMNTTEDDGYRETATTDFWVEEAPGYTEEMERFLSTGIEGYTGSDHVNMFRNEAYDSLMEEEENWR, from the coding sequence GTGACCGATAAAGAAGCAGCCATTCAATGGCTTTACGAGCGAAAATCCGAAATGGATGAGCGGGAAACGGTTAAAAACCAAGACAGCCGGGACAATGAATTGTCCGTCTACGATAACCATCCTGCCGACGCCGCCGATATTTTTTATGAAGCAAGCAAGGACAAGGCTTTGCGCCGCCACCGTAATCACGAGTACGCTGAGATCGTGCATGCCCTTCATAAAGTGAAGGAGGGCACGTATGGCATCTGTGAGAAAACGGGTGCGGAGATTTCTCCCGAGCGCCTGCGCGCCTACCCGATTGCCCGCACAGGGGGCGAAAAAATGGACGGAGTCATTAGCGAGGCCCATTTCTTCGTCGATCCACCGTCCAATGAAGCAAGTCCTTCGGCCAATCACGATTATGAAGTGAACGGAGACGCGGCCCTTGATGGCGTGGATATGTGGGAGGCGCTCATGAACACGACCGAAGACGACGGATACCGGGAGACGGCAACGACGGACTTTTGGGTGGAAGAGGCACCCGGCTATACGGAAGAGATGGAGCGTTTTCTTTCAACGGGAATCGAAGGATATACCGGGAGCGATCATGTCAATATGTTCCGCAACGAAGCGTACGATTCTCTAATGGAGGAAGAGGAGAACTGGCGGTAA
- the ileS gene encoding isoleucine--tRNA ligase, with product MDYKQTLLMPKTAFPMRGKLPSQEPKRQEAWEEEGLYQQLVEKNADKPLFILHDGPIYANGDIHVGHALNRILKDIIVRHRSMDGYNAPYIPGWDAHGLPIETALTKNKKIDRKKMSVAEFRKACEDYAWEQLEKQRNQFKRLGMIADWENPYVTLTPDFEANQIRVFGEMAKQGHVYQGKRPVYWSPSSESALAEAEIEYHDKRSPSIYVSFPVTDGKGVLNEGDQVIIWTTTPWTIPGNMGISVHPDYDYSVFTRGNKRYVVASKLYETVIEELGWQDDAEIVDTVKGEALDRVVAKHPFYDRDSLVMTGEHVTVDAGTGAVHTAPGHGEEDFFIGKEYGLEALSPVNDKGVFTDEAPGFEGMFYDKANKEITEKLEEVGSLLKLTFITHSYPHDWRTKKPVIYRATEQWFVSVDNIRNELLEAIGRVKWQPKWGETRLYNMVRDRGDWCISRQRSWGVPIPVFYGEDGTAIVDDETIDHVAQLFREHGSNIWFEWEATDLLPDGYTSTHSPNGTFTREMDIMDVWFDSGSTHEGVLMEREDAQRPADLYLEGSDQYRGWFNSSLTTAVAVTGEAPYKQVLSHGFTMDGNGQKMSKSLGNVIDPANVMKQLGADILRLWAGSVDFQADVRLSDDILKQVSENYRKVRNTLRFLLGNLHDFDPAVHRVPVHQLEDMDRYMRERLNNVIERAQEGYRNYVFSNAYQAIHHFCAVELSAFYMDVAKDRLYCDHADDPRRRSLQTVMHDTVIAITKLIAPITPHTAEETWAHIPGAENVDFVQLTDMPEPMAVEDRDALLNRWEILLAVRDDVLKALETAREERVIGKSLEAKVTISVPETAYDLLLAQEGSEKLFIVSQVELQKSNDVPEGQTAAVHVEEAKGETCARCWHVKEDVGADPEHPDVCKRCADVIATYDPADLEV from the coding sequence ATGGATTACAAGCAAACCCTTTTAATGCCGAAAACCGCTTTTCCGATGAGGGGAAAGCTGCCGAGTCAAGAGCCGAAACGGCAGGAGGCCTGGGAAGAAGAAGGCCTATATCAACAGCTCGTTGAAAAAAATGCCGATAAACCGCTTTTCATCTTGCATGACGGACCGATTTATGCAAATGGCGACATTCACGTCGGTCATGCTTTGAACCGGATTTTAAAAGATATCATCGTTCGGCATCGGTCCATGGACGGCTATAACGCGCCTTATATTCCCGGCTGGGATGCCCACGGGTTGCCGATCGAAACGGCTCTCACGAAGAATAAAAAAATCGACCGCAAAAAAATGTCGGTTGCCGAATTTCGCAAAGCGTGTGAAGATTACGCTTGGGAGCAACTGGAAAAGCAACGGAATCAATTTAAACGGCTCGGCATGATTGCCGATTGGGAAAATCCTTATGTAACACTGACGCCGGACTTTGAAGCGAATCAAATTCGTGTTTTCGGGGAAATGGCGAAGCAAGGCCACGTCTATCAAGGGAAACGGCCGGTGTATTGGTCGCCATCATCGGAATCCGCGCTTGCTGAAGCAGAAATCGAATACCATGACAAGCGTTCGCCGTCGATTTATGTGTCCTTTCCGGTGACCGACGGAAAAGGGGTTTTGAATGAAGGAGACCAGGTGATCATCTGGACGACAACGCCATGGACGATTCCGGGAAACATGGGCATTTCGGTACATCCCGATTATGACTACAGCGTGTTCACTCGTGGCAACAAACGTTACGTCGTTGCCAGTAAATTGTATGAAACCGTTATTGAAGAATTGGGATGGCAAGACGATGCCGAAATCGTGGACACGGTGAAAGGCGAAGCGCTGGATCGAGTTGTCGCCAAACACCCTTTTTATGATCGGGATTCCCTCGTTATGACCGGGGAACATGTGACAGTGGACGCGGGAACCGGTGCCGTCCATACCGCGCCCGGGCACGGGGAAGAAGACTTCTTCATCGGAAAAGAATACGGTTTGGAAGCTCTGTCTCCGGTCAATGACAAAGGGGTATTTACAGATGAAGCCCCCGGGTTTGAAGGGATGTTTTATGATAAGGCAAATAAAGAAATTACGGAAAAACTAGAAGAAGTCGGATCCTTGCTGAAACTGACGTTCATCACCCATTCGTATCCTCATGATTGGCGCACGAAGAAGCCTGTTATTTATCGGGCGACGGAGCAATGGTTCGTATCCGTGGATAATATTAGAAACGAGTTATTGGAAGCCATCGGCCGTGTGAAATGGCAACCAAAATGGGGAGAAACACGGTTGTATAACATGGTTCGCGACCGTGGCGATTGGTGTATTTCCAGACAACGGTCTTGGGGCGTCCCGATCCCGGTTTTTTATGGCGAAGATGGGACGGCGATCGTCGATGATGAAACAATTGACCATGTCGCCCAATTGTTTAGGGAACATGGCTCCAACATTTGGTTTGAATGGGAAGCAACGGATTTATTGCCAGACGGCTATACATCTACGCATAGCCCGAATGGAACGTTTACCCGTGAGATGGACATTATGGACGTCTGGTTCGATTCCGGCTCGACGCATGAAGGGGTGCTCATGGAGCGAGAAGATGCACAGCGGCCGGCCGATCTTTATTTGGAAGGGTCGGACCAATACCGGGGCTGGTTTAATTCTTCGTTGACGACCGCGGTTGCCGTCACCGGCGAAGCACCTTATAAACAAGTGCTGAGCCATGGATTTACGATGGATGGCAATGGCCAGAAAATGTCAAAATCGCTCGGGAATGTCATTGACCCTGCCAATGTCATGAAACAGCTGGGTGCCGATATTTTACGGCTTTGGGCAGGTTCCGTGGATTTTCAGGCTGACGTTCGCCTATCGGATGACATTTTAAAACAGGTATCGGAAAACTACCGGAAAGTCCGCAACACGCTGCGTTTTCTGCTCGGGAACTTGCACGACTTTGACCCGGCCGTTCACCGTGTGCCGGTCCATCAATTGGAAGACATGGACCGCTACATGCGGGAAAGACTGAACAACGTAATCGAACGTGCCCAAGAAGGGTACCGCAATTACGTATTCAGCAACGCCTATCAAGCGATTCATCATTTCTGTGCGGTTGAGTTGAGTGCGTTTTATATGGATGTGGCAAAAGATCGTTTGTATTGCGATCATGCCGATGACCCGCGCCGCCGCTCGTTGCAGACGGTTATGCACGATACGGTTATCGCCATTACGAAATTAATCGCGCCGATCACCCCGCATACGGCGGAAGAGACGTGGGCGCATATTCCTGGAGCGGAGAATGTGGATTTCGTGCAACTGACGGATATGCCGGAACCAATGGCAGTTGAAGATCGTGATGCGCTGCTCAATCGTTGGGAGATATTACTCGCCGTGCGTGATGATGTGTTGAAAGCGTTGGAAACGGCACGTGAAGAGCGGGTCATTGGTAAATCCCTGGAAGCAAAAGTGACGATTTCCGTTCCTGAAACAGCTTATGACCTTCTTTTGGCACAAGAGGGATCGGAGAAACTGTTCATCGTTTCCCAAGTGGAACTGCAAAAAAGCAATGATGTGCCGGAAGGGCAAACGGCTGCCGTTCATGTTGAAGAAGCAAAAGGAGAAACGTGTGCCCGTTGTTGGCACGTAAAAGAAGATGTCGGCGCCGACCCTGAACATCCTGACGTATGCAAACGCTGTGCCGACGTTATCGCCACGTACGATCCCGCAGATCTGGAAGTTTAA